ACCAGGTGTTGGAAAAACATCATTAGTAAATAAATTATCAACAGCATATGGTTTAAATGAAGGCTTTGGATATTTAGAGGTTAATTGTGCGAAGGGATGGACTTCATCTAGAGATTTGTTGGGTTTTTACAATCCACTTACAGGTAAATATCAAGACTCAAAAACAGGGTTAAGACTGGCTTTGATGAAATCTAATAAAAATTTAAATTCGCCTTATATTGTTTTATTGGACGAAGCCAACTTAAGTCCTATGGAACATTATTGGTCTGATTTTATAAAATTAGCTGATGGAGATTATGCAAAAAAAATAAAAACTCATGAACAAGAAGAAATTACTTTTGGAGAGGGGTTTAGGTTTATTGCTACAATAAATCATGATCACACTACAGAATCATTATCAAATCGTTTAATTGACAGAGCATCAATTATTCAAATTGATAAACCACTATCAGTAATTGAAAACGCAATTTCTGACATAAAAAATGATCATGTATTTGACTTCAATGATGTACAAAAATTGTTTCCTGAGACACAAAAATGGAAATCAGATGAGGAGTTGATTAAAAAACTTTTTCAACAAATAAAAGAAAAAATTGAATCAAATAATAGCGGCATTATTATTAGTCCTCGTAAAGAGATTTTGATCAAAAAATATTGTAAAGTTGCTACAGGGGTTTTAGAAGGGAATTCTTATACTGCCTTAGATTTTGCAGTCTCTCAGCATATTATGCCGCTAGTAAATGGAAGGGGTGAGTATTTTGAACAATCATTGAAAGAGTTAAAAAGTATCCTTGAAGATAAAGGTATGACCAAGTCATCAGTTTTGTTGGGGAAAATTTTAGAACGAGGAAAAGATTTGAAGCATTTTAAATATGTCTACTATTAAAATGGATTATGAAATCTTATGTTATAAAAATGTAAGGGAGAATACAGTTCGCATTGAAATGAATGAGATAATTAATGAAGTTGATTATTTTACATTCATTGTGCAATCAAATGTTGAACTAGAAAATCATTGTTTATTAATAACAGATATTCCGGTAGAAATAACTGTTGTAAAAATTATTGATGGACAGTACTTCTATACTGTTAAAGAAGATTCTGTAAGAAATTATTTTAAAAATCAGGATTTTGATAAAGTCTTTGATCTATATAAGGCAAGATTTTCAATTCCAAATTTTATTCAGAATATCTTATTTTATAAATTATTTATAAATTATCCTATTGGAATATGTGATATCGTATTAGTTTCAAAAGATAATTACGAGCAGATTTCTACAATTAAATTAAATGTAGTTTCTTCAAAAATTGATGATTTTGAATTCGAATCGTTAGTTTCTTATGTTGAAAGTAAAGGAAGTTCCATTTGGGCAAAATTTTCTTTATTAAAACAGCAAGCTAATAATTTTAGTGATGAAGATAGATTAGATTGGCTATTGATTTTCTGCGACAATTTCATTAATGAATTTCGAAATAAATATTTGCTATATTTTCAAATTGACAAAATAACTACTTTAGAAAACAATTATTTAATTGAGACATATAATGGTTACAATGCTGTTTCCGAAGATTCTATTTTATGGCTATTGACAAATTTGGAAGTTTTAACTGCAACAAATTCATATGATCCCAACAAACTATTAATTAATAAAAGGACATTTTTTCCTACTGATATTTTAACGTCACACATTATAGAAACGACAGATAATCCAGAGAACCAATTAGTTAACGGGTTTATTAATGAAATATCGTTTTTTTTAGTTGA
Above is a genomic segment from Chryseobacterium mulctrae containing:
- a CDS encoding DUF2357 domain-containing protein, whose protein sequence is MSTIKMDYEILCYKNVRENTVRIEMNEIINEVDYFTFIVQSNVELENHCLLITDIPVEITVVKIIDGQYFYTVKEDSVRNYFKNQDFDKVFDLYKARFSIPNFIQNILFYKLFINYPIGICDIVLVSKDNYEQISTIKLNVVSSKIDDFEFESLVSYVESKGSSIWAKFSLLKQQANNFSDEDRLDWLLIFCDNFINEFRNKYLLYFQIDKITTLENNYLIETYNGYNAVSEDSILWLLTNLEVLTATNSYDPNKLLINKRTFFPTDILTSHIIETTDNPENQLVNGFINEISFFLVELKNIFSSESTSTDSERFEDMVMAYSYRRKLKLIKELAFKLAIIKEVIVKEIPVSKTDVNFSNINKIESKEHYYYVYNHLMTWLLYKGANYTNTNKYFKGISRLDELFERACYYQIIDTFMQLGYMPVIKYNDAGEIFDRMTLSNGQRKVNFYYQHLPDSLTTIKNIRNQLKPDFIFEFEDNTFIILDSKYKKSKNIETYDYPDLALKYLHGIGSTDGRNFNILGLLVLFPSTEYSRNFYHKNEYGIFGSKTIYPFIGSIGINFTNTESYLLSTIERVLEIKNY